A window from Pseudobutyrivibrio ruminis HUN009 encodes these proteins:
- a CDS encoding alpha/beta hydrolase, with product MKSNKGKKLRITGIMVLVLIVAIVVKFYSYVNNYYQATDRAMEYINNPAEGVTVEYVDNTIVFEPENPVAGFIFYPGGLVESEAYAPLMEQLAEQDIMCIIVEMPYYLAMFDANGARGIQAKYPQIDEWYLGGHSLGGAMASLYADRHQSEYEGLILLAAYSTKDLTDEPAMNVLSIRGSEDGVLNMEKYNENLANLPADYEEVIIQGGCHGYFGDYGMQSGDGEPTITVEEQTEATVEAIGEFVEK from the coding sequence ATGAAAAGTAATAAGGGAAAAAAGTTAAGAATTACAGGGATTATGGTCCTTGTGTTAATCGTTGCAATCGTAGTTAAGTTCTATAGCTATGTAAATAATTATTATCAGGCTACAGATAGAGCCATGGAGTACATCAACAATCCAGCAGAGGGAGTAACTGTGGAGTATGTTGATAATACAATCGTATTTGAGCCGGAAAATCCAGTGGCCGGATTTATTTTTTATCCAGGCGGGCTGGTAGAATCGGAAGCATATGCTCCTTTGATGGAACAGCTGGCAGAGCAGGATATCATGTGCATCATTGTTGAAATGCCATACTATCTGGCCATGTTTGATGCAAATGGGGCCAGAGGCATCCAGGCTAAGTATCCCCAAATCGATGAGTGGTACTTAGGCGGCCACAGCTTAGGCGGAGCCATGGCATCGCTTTATGCCGACAGACATCAGAGCGAATACGAAGGACTGATTCTTCTTGCCGCATACTCTACCAAGGATTTGACAGATGAACCAGCCATGAATGTTTTATCAATCCGCGGTTCTGAAGACGGCGTATTAAATATGGAGAAATATAATGAAAACTTGGCAAATCTGCCTGCAGATTATGAAGAGGTGATTATCCAGGGTGGCTGCCACGGATACTTTGGGGACTATGGCATGCAGTCTGGGGATGGCGAGCCTACAATCACCGTGGAAGAGCAGACAGAGGCTACGGTAGAGGCGATTGGGGAGTTTGTAGAAAAATAG
- a CDS encoding ribulose-phosphate 3-epimerase produces the protein MSFELNASMMCANYGHLAREVNELENAGIDSFHIDIMDGRYVPNFAMSLNDMTYISRVTYKPMDVHLMVEHPSNTIDLFIRNLRKGDTIYIHPEAEYHPSTTLQKIIDAGMIPGIAINPGTSIETVMEMLRIVDKVLVMSVNPGNAGQMYLPYVGQKVERLLELREEMDFKLYWDGACAKDKIMKYAPMGLDGFVLGTTLLFGQGRPYDEIINDIRNMNL, from the coding sequence ATGAGCTTTGAATTAAATGCATCAATGATGTGTGCCAATTATGGACATTTGGCCAGAGAAGTAAACGAATTGGAAAATGCAGGCATCGATTCTTTCCATATCGATATTATGGATGGTCGATATGTGCCAAACTTTGCCATGTCTTTGAATGATATGACATATATTTCCAGAGTTACTTATAAGCCAATGGATGTTCATTTGATGGTTGAGCACCCTAGCAACACAATCGATTTGTTTATCAGGAATTTGAGAAAGGGCGATACTATCTACATCCATCCTGAGGCAGAGTATCATCCATCCACAACATTGCAGAAGATTATCGATGCAGGGATGATTCCTGGAATTGCTATCAACCCAGGTACAAGTATTGAAACGGTAATGGAGATGCTTCGCATTGTTGATAAGGTTTTAGTAATGTCTGTAAATCCTGGAAACGCTGGTCAGATGTATCTGCCTTATGTTGGTCAGAAGGTGGAACGTCTTCTGGAGCTTAGGGAGGAGATGGACTTCAAGCTCTATTGGGATGGCGCCTGCGCAAAGGATAAGATTATGAAGTACGCGCCAATGGGACTTGATGGATTTGTTCTTGGAACTACACTTTTGTTTGGCCAGGGACGTCCATATGATGAGATTATCAACGATATTAGAAACATGAACTTATAG
- a CDS encoding IspD/TarI family cytidylyltransferase: MNIAILLSGGTGSRLGSQKPKQYLDVEGKPIIMYCMETLEKSELIDKIQIVAHEEWADLIKYWAAQYGVEEKICGFSKPGENRQLSIYNGLKDIREFASDDDNVFIHDAARPNLRLSTIQDSFEAISGYDGVIPVLPMKDTVYLSKDGLEIDSLLNRQEIFAGQAPETFVYGKYLEANERLVNSGEIMRINGSTEPAVMAGMKMHMIAGDEGNFKITTSDDLERFTEQIKAMK, from the coding sequence ATGAATATAGCGATTTTACTTTCAGGGGGGACCGGCAGCAGGCTTGGTTCGCAGAAGCCAAAGCAGTATCTGGATGTGGAAGGCAAGCCAATCATCATGTACTGCATGGAGACCCTAGAGAAAAGTGAATTAATAGATAAGATTCAAATTGTTGCACATGAGGAATGGGCGGATTTGATTAAATATTGGGCTGCACAGTATGGTGTGGAGGAAAAGATTTGTGGTTTCTCAAAGCCAGGAGAGAATAGGCAGTTGTCTATTTATAATGGGCTGAAGGATATTAGAGAGTTTGCCAGCGATGATGATAACGTTTTTATCCACGATGCAGCCAGACCAAATCTTAGGTTATCAACAATTCAGGATTCATTTGAAGCTATAAGTGGATACGACGGAGTTATCCCGGTCCTTCCAATGAAGGATACAGTTTATTTGAGCAAGGACGGTTTGGAGATTGATTCACTTTTGAACCGCCAGGAAATATTTGCTGGTCAAGCGCCAGAGACTTTTGTGTATGGTAAATATTTGGAGGCCAATGAAAGGCTTGTAAATTCTGGTGAGATTATGAGAATCAACGGATCCACAGAACCTGCAGTGATGGCAGGCATGAAAATGCATATGATTGCAGGGGACGAGGGCAATTTTAAAATCACTACAAGTGATGATTTAGAACGATTTACTGAACAGATAAAGGCGATGAAATGA
- a CDS encoding galactitol-1-phosphate 5-dehydrogenase, which translates to MKALVLEDVGKIKIDDIAKPSPKQGEVLVHVKACGICGSDIPRAYKDGAHNMPLVIGHEFAGEVCEVGEGVSGDWAGKAVGIFPLIPCKKCPCCVEKKYEMCKNYSYLGSRVDGGFAEYVAVPEWNLMELGSGVSMEQAAMMEPMAVAVHAIRQGLRACGKDLQDLGQLRKAKVAVIGLGTIGLLLTMFLKDMGFENVYTIGKKEIQRQKAFEFGVDEAHYVKEISDVDLFFECVGSTESLITGINAAAPGGVVCTVGNPSSDMNIDRHAYWQILRNQLTLVGTWNSSFTHDTIDDWHYVLGRLQQGAVKPEKLITHKFGLEEILEGFEIMRDKKEEYVKVMGVV; encoded by the coding sequence ATGAAGGCATTAGTTTTAGAAGATGTTGGAAAAATCAAAATAGATGATATAGCAAAACCTTCCCCTAAACAGGGGGAGGTTTTAGTGCATGTAAAGGCCTGCGGTATATGCGGCTCGGACATACCAAGAGCCTACAAGGACGGCGCCCACAACATGCCACTTGTGATAGGTCACGAATTTGCAGGCGAGGTCTGTGAAGTTGGTGAAGGCGTGTCTGGTGACTGGGCCGGCAAGGCTGTTGGAATCTTTCCACTTATTCCATGCAAGAAGTGCCCTTGCTGTGTGGAAAAGAAATACGAAATGTGCAAAAACTATTCTTATTTGGGCTCACGTGTGGATGGCGGCTTCGCCGAGTATGTGGCAGTGCCAGAATGGAATCTGATGGAGCTAGGCAGCGGCGTTTCCATGGAGCAGGCTGCCATGATGGAACCAATGGCTGTGGCTGTGCATGCGATTAGGCAGGGGTTGAGAGCCTGCGGTAAGGACTTGCAGGATTTGGGCCAGCTTCGCAAAGCTAAGGTGGCTGTAATAGGCCTTGGTACTATCGGCTTGCTATTGACCATGTTTTTGAAGGACATGGGATTTGAAAATGTGTATACTATCGGAAAAAAAGAGATACAAAGGCAGAAAGCCTTTGAGTTTGGCGTGGACGAAGCTCACTATGTAAAAGAGATTTCAGATGTGGACCTTTTCTTCGAATGCGTGGGCTCCACAGAAAGCCTCATCACCGGAATCAATGCAGCCGCCCCTGGCGGCGTGGTCTGCACTGTTGGCAACCCATCCAGTGACATGAACATCGACCGCCACGCATACTGGCAAATTCTCCGCAACCAGCTGACCCTGGTGGGCACCTGGAACTCATCCTTCACCCACGACACCATCGACGACTGGCACTACGTGCTTGGCAGATTGCAGCAGGGCGCAGTGAAGCCTGAGAAGCTGATTACTCATAAGTTCGGGCTGGAGGAGATTCTGGAAGGCTTTGAGATTATGAGGGATAAGAAGGAAGAGTATGTGAAGGTGATGGGGGTAGTTTAA
- a CDS encoding ATP-binding protein, giving the protein MEYIRRIIDDELDVRAMAFNAINIVGPKGCGKTRTAQERCETVIEFQDEDKREAYLSVAETNPSLLLKNNKPILFDEWQDAPKIWGSIRKNCDDNPESVGEYFLTGSTSKRVDTPHTGTGRISEITMYPMTLFELGESNGLVSITKIIEDDSYDIDGQLNNTSLEKLFTVACRGGWPRCLALSNEKAKLKIAKDYFNQIYTKDASNIDGIKRNPEWMRTLIWSYARNMATTAKKTSIFADVKATQEITDATLFSYVEVLEKLYVIKDIDAWTPQIRSKTAIRAAKKHIFLDQSIALAALGIAPDYFNNDLDLFGHVLENMVLRDLLSYAEVHDAHVKHYTDDTGLEADAIYELADGRYALIEVKTGANQIDAAEKSLLKFRDVIRTHNEKALENEKHPKPVYREPSALIVICANAPMAYTTKNGVKVVPYGCLRD; this is encoded by the coding sequence ATGGAATATATTAGACGAATAATAGATGACGAACTAGATGTAAGGGCTATGGCATTTAACGCAATAAATATAGTCGGCCCTAAGGGGTGCGGAAAAACTCGTACAGCGCAAGAACGTTGTGAAACTGTAATTGAATTTCAGGATGAAGATAAAAGAGAAGCTTATTTATCTGTAGCTGAAACAAATCCTTCGTTATTGTTAAAAAATAATAAGCCTATTCTATTTGACGAATGGCAAGATGCGCCTAAAATATGGGGTTCTATTAGAAAAAATTGTGATGATAATCCAGAATCGGTAGGAGAATACTTTTTGACTGGTTCAACAAGTAAAAGAGTAGATACACCGCATACGGGAACTGGAAGAATATCAGAGATAACAATGTATCCAATGACACTTTTTGAATTAGGAGAGTCAAATGGCTTAGTATCAATAACTAAAATTATTGAAGACGATAGTTATGACATAGATGGACAATTAAATAATACATCATTAGAAAAACTGTTTACGGTAGCTTGTAGGGGAGGATGGCCTAGATGTTTAGCTTTGAGCAATGAAAAGGCTAAACTGAAAATTGCAAAAGATTATTTTAATCAAATATATACCAAGGATGCATCAAACATTGATGGAATAAAGAGGAATCCAGAATGGATGAGAACGTTGATTTGGTCTTACGCTAGAAATATGGCAACAACAGCAAAAAAGACAAGTATTTTTGCAGATGTAAAGGCAACACAAGAAATTACAGATGCTACGTTATTCTCCTATGTTGAAGTGCTAGAAAAGCTATATGTAATTAAAGATATAGATGCATGGACACCTCAGATAAGGTCAAAAACAGCAATAAGAGCGGCTAAGAAACATATTTTTTTAGATCAATCGATAGCACTTGCAGCACTCGGAATAGCACCTGATTATTTTAATAACGATTTAGATTTATTTGGTCATGTTTTAGAGAATATGGTTTTAAGAGATTTACTTAGCTATGCTGAAGTCCATGATGCTCATGTAAAACACTATACTGACGATACAGGATTAGAGGCTGATGCTATATATGAATTAGCAGATGGCAGATACGCGCTTATAGAAGTTAAAACAGGGGCAAATCAAATTGATGCAGCAGAGAAATCGTTGTTAAAATTCAGAGATGTTATTAGAACGCACAACGAAAAAGCATTAGAAAATGAAAAACATCCAAAACCGGTGTACCGTGAGCCATCAGCTTTGATAGTAATCTGCGCTAATGCACCAATGGCATATACTACCAAGAATGGGGTTAAAGTGGTGCCTTATGGGTGTTTGAGGGATTAA